One window of Bos indicus isolate NIAB-ARS_2022 breed Sahiwal x Tharparkar chromosome 18, NIAB-ARS_B.indTharparkar_mat_pri_1.0, whole genome shotgun sequence genomic DNA carries:
- the NFKBIB gene encoding NF-kappa-B inhibitor beta — MAGVACLGKAADADEWCDSGLGSLGPDAAAPGGPGLGAELGPGLSWAPLVFGYVTEDGDTALHLAVIHQHEPFLDFLLGFAAGTEYLDLQNDLGQTALHLAAILEEASAVEKLYAAGSSLLVAERGGHTALHLACRVGAHTCARVLLQPRPQRPRGAPKTYLAQGSDHTPDTDHTPIALYSEPDVEKEEDESEEDWKLQLEAEDYEGHTPLHVAVIHKDAEMVRLLQEAGADLNKPEPTCGRSPLHLAVEAQAADVLELLLKAGADPAVRMYGGRTPLGSAMLRPNAILARLLRAHGAPEPEDEDKPGPCSSSSSSSSSDSESGDEGDEYDDIVVHSGRSPNQLPPTPASKPLPDDPI; from the exons ATGGCCGGGGTCGCGTGTTTGGGGAAAGCTGCGGACGCCGATGAATGGTGCGACAGCGGCCTGGGCTCTCTGGGTCCGGACGCGGCGGCCCCCGGAGGACCTGGGCTAGGCGCGGAGCTGGGCCCGGGGCTGTCGTGGGCGCCCCTCGTTTTCGGCTACGTCACTGAGGATGGCGACAC GGCACTGCACTTGGCGGTGATTCATCAGCATGAGCCCTTCCTGGACTTCCTTCTAGGCTTTGCAGCTGGTACCGAGTACCTGGACCTGCAGAATGACTTGGGCCAG ACGGCCCTGCACCTGGCCGCCATCCTGGAGGAGGCGTCCGCGGTAGAGAAGTTGTATGCAGCAGGCTCCAGTTTGCTGGTGGCGGAGCGTGGAGGCCACACGGCGCTGCACCTGGCCTGCCGCGTGGGGGCCCACACCTGTGCTCGCGTGCTGCTCCAGCCTCGCCCCCAGCGCCCCAGGGGAGCCCCCAAAACCTACCTCGCTCAGGGCTCTGACCATACCCCTGACACCGACCACACCCCTATTGCCCTGTACTCTGAACCTGATGTGGAGAAAGAAGAGGATGAGAGTGAAGAGGACTGGAAACTGCAGCTGGAGGCTGAAGACTATGAGG GCCACACCCCACTCCACGTGGCTGTCATCCACAAAGACGCAGAGATGGTCCGACTGCTCCAGGAGGCAGGAGCCGACCTCAACAAACCC GAGCCCACCTGTGGCCGGAGCCCCCTGCACTTGGCTGTGGAGGCCCAAGCAGCTGACGTACTGGAGCTTCTCCTGAAGGCCGGTGCTGACCCCGCCGTCCGCATGTATGGTGGCCGCACCCCACTCGGTAGTGCCATGCTCCGGCCCAACGCCATCCTCGCCCGCCTCCTCCGTGCTCATGGAGCCCCAGAGCCCGAGGACGAGGACAAGCCTGgcccctgcagcagcagcagcagcagcagcagcagcgacagcGAGAGCGGGGATGAGGGC GATGAATACGATGACATCGTAGTCCACAGTGGCCGGAGCCCCAACCAGCTACCTCCCACCCCAGCGTCAAAACCGCTCCCTGACGACCCCATCTGA
- the CCER2 gene encoding coiled-coil domain-containing glutamate-rich protein 2, giving the protein MQRQGSTMLLLLLLPALLALLLGAATAAPLAPRPSKEELTRCLAEVVTEVLTLGQVRRGPCLALLHREMCETEPYGCRSTEDNGLLLGDFKKPEAGKMRSSQEVRDEEEEEEAAERTHKSEVREQAVREQLHSRLHQDHEEEKEEEKKRGPVETLEGLWKKRLEGGRGPQKQVAEQASDEETAQFEAEEKGVQVLGEGRSLWQGVEAGGERREDCHHSRQPEAEPQQEEKEEASDRQGHDVERLEHMSDELKKATEMLREELRRGG; this is encoded by the exons ATGCAGCGCCAAGGGTCCACCATGCTGCTCTTGCTGTTGCTGCCTGCTCTGCTGGCGCTGCTGCTGGGGGCTG CCACTGCAGCTCCCCTGGCACCCAGACCCTCCAAGGAGGAG CTGACGCGCTGTCTGGCAGAGGTGGTCACAGAAGTGCTGACGCTGGGCCAGGTGAGGCGAGGCCCCTGCCTGGCTCTCCTCCACAGAG AAATGTGTGAGACAGAGCCCTATGGCTGTCGGTCCACTGAAGATAATGGCCTACTGCTTGGGGATTTTAAAAAGCCAGAGGCTGGGAAGATGAGGTCTAGTCAGGAGGTGAGGgacgaggaagaggaggaggaggcagcagaaagGACCCACAAGTCTGAGGTGCGGGAACAGGCTGTCCGTGAGCAGCTCCACAGCCGGCTCCACCAGGACCacgaagaggagaaagaggaagaaaagaagaggggGCCCGTGGAGACCTTGGAGGGCCTGTGGAAGAAGCGTCTGGAGGGCGGCAGGGGCCCCCAGAAGCAGGTGGCAGAGCAGGCCAGCGATGAGGAGACGGCCCAGTtcgaggcagaggagaagggagtgcaGGTGCTGGGCGAGGGCCGCAGCCTGTGGCAGGGGGTCGAGGCGGGCGGAGAGAGACGTGAGGACTGCCACCACTCCCGCCAGCCAGAAGCCGAGccccagcaggaggagaaggaagaggcttcAGACAGGCAG GGGCACGATGTGGAGCGGCTGGAGCACATGAGCGATGAGCTGAAGAAGGCGACGGAGATGCTGCGAGAGGAGCTCAGGAGGGGGGGCTGA